In the genome of Camelus bactrianus isolate YW-2024 breed Bactrian camel chromosome 18, ASM4877302v1, whole genome shotgun sequence, the window GGCCTGGACAAGAAGAGAGTGCACAAGCACTAGGAGGTCTTCCTGTGGTTCTGCCTATCTCAGCCACAGATTCTCAATAATGTTCAAGAGCGAGATCTTTGGAAGGCCACATGCATCTCTGAAGCATAACTTGAAAACTGAGTTaattccaacccaagagcatacTACTCCAAGTTACCACCATCGCTTGCCTTACTTACTGCAATAGCCTCTTACTCTCCTCTCCCTGCATAAACTCTGGTCCCTCTCCAAGTTTTCTCTGCACTGcatcttttcaaaacacaaacacaaacacaatcACGTCATTCCTCTGACGGCATTCTACTGACCTCAAGATAAAGCTCAAATTCCTAACGTGGCCTACTCGTTTTGCATGGTCCAGCCTTTGCGCCTCTCTCCAGTTTAGGCCTccccggctcccgctcacccTCAGCTCTCCAGAAGGTTAGCTTTCCTTTATGTCTGCCAATATGCCATGGCCTCTGCATGAGGGCCTTTGCGCATGCTAATCATACCCTCTCCTGCTTGTTTTGCCTTGATTTCAGCCCAAAGGTGGTAACCAGAGATTTCCCCTGAGATGTGCTCCGGTTCTCAGGGTACCCTGTACTCTCTTTCGTGGCACTTACCAAGTCTGtagtcacagattttcctaagtATCATCTTAAGTAGAGACTAAACTTTCTCTCCTCACAGACCATAAGCTTCACGAGGGTGAAAACAGTGCCTCCTGTGCATACCATTGTATCCCTTGTACCCACTGCAAGGACTCGATAACTAAGTATCTACTGCCTGAACAGTTCACTCAGCAGGATAAATTATGTACAATGTATTATGTACGTATGTTATGATATAAAATAACTGAACGTACAAATCtacaaaggaaagcaaagataGAATTAAGTTCTGAGTTTATGTTGCTAATAGTTACTATGTATCCAATTCGTCCATGTAATCACCTTCAGGTATACACTACACATTAAAGAACAggctaaaagaaaaattaggagaAACTAATTAAATTGGGAGTTTTCTCCTTAACTTATTTGGGAAGAGACCGTTCTATTTTACTTCAGTAGCCAAACACCAAGGTCTGGCTCTGAAAACTGTTTACAGCATCATAGTTTTGAGCATGTTTAGGCCATAAATGTCTCCAAGGGATAAGTGACAGGAGAAAGTGACTTCCGTCCAACTCTGTATGTTTTCCAACATAGTCACACACTTGTATACTGTCGACCCCACTGTTCCCATGGATACAGACACACAAAGACCAAAACAACAGCTCTACACTACCTACCTGCAGGTCTTGCTGGAGACTTCTGTTCAGGGAGAGGTGTGACTGGGGAGTCTGCAACCTGTTCTGGCTCGGGCTCCTCCGCAGGTGCTGGCTGGGGCACGGGGACATCTCGGGGGGGCGATGATGCTGAGGGTATGGTTGCTGgctgctcctcttcctcttcttcctcagagGAGGACTCAGATGATGATGAGGACGATGAGGACGatgaggaggaagatgaggaagatgaggagCTGGATGAGCTGCTGCTCTCGGAGTCCGACGTGCTATCATTCTCACCATCTGAGTCAGCATACAGAGAACATTTGGAGGACGAATCGCTTTCCTCGTCCTCGCCTGGAAATCCAGAAGGGGCAATCAGGCGAGGTGGGAAGACCCCTCACTTGGTCAAGCTGTGGGCTCATTCACTGACTCACTACTAGGGATACATTAGGCTCTGcactaggtgctggggattccTCGCTTCAAGGAGGTGGAGAAGCATGTAATTTGTCCAGAGTGTGATAAACCTCAGTATGAAGGGCTAGGGGAGCAGGCAAAAGGAAGCCCTGGATTCTGCCTGGAGGATCAAGCCAGGAAAGACATCCCTGTGAAGATGCCTGTCAACAAGGACAAGACGGAGTTCACTGAGCAGACACAGGGGCTAAGTGGAGACATCAAAGGTAAGTGAAGATGATGCCCTTAGGGACTGGCAAGCAGTCTGCTCTAATCACTGAAGGAAGCTTTTCTCAAAATGTGCCTTATAGACACTGCCTGGACAATGGTCTCTGAAAAAGGATTCCAGAGTAAATAAGCTTAGGTAATGTTACATGTCTACACCTCCAGGAGTGGTAATACACTAGATGGGCTCTAAGGAACTAAGAATTTTAGTCTTTAAGGAACATAACTGAGTAAATTAGAACAGAAGGTGATGTGGCAGGGAGGAGTGTGGAGAATGGCAGGATGAAGCTGAGCAGATAAGAAGGAGTGAGATCACAAATGGCCTGAAGCATCAGGCTGAGGAGTTAGAAAAGAACAGGGAGCCAGGAAGAGGCTTTATGGAGGGAAGTAACAGGGTCAGGTGTGCATTTTCGGAAGGTTAATTCCATCAGCAAGTTGGAAAATGGATTGAAATGGATAGGGAAGGatggaaacagacagggaaataAGTCAAAACTGCTGCAGATTGTAAGTAAGAATGAGAGGAGAGCAGGAACAAGGGAGGTGACAAATTCAAGAAACAGAGGCAGTAAAACTGACAGAAACTGGTGACCAAGTGGATGTGTAGGGGTCTGCACCCTCTCACTCTTAGCAGATGATCTTGCCCTCTGATTACCTGAAAGACTCTCAGATCATTGTCCTCATGATCTTGGCCTCTGTTGAAATGGCACCTCTCAGAGGCACTCCCTCACCATCAGACAGAACACAGTCAATCTTTCCCCAGTTCCCCAGCCCAGTCACTCCCTACCCCACTAACCTATTTTATCTTCTTCAAAGCAAGTACCTCTATGTGAAGTGCTACAATCTGTTCACTTATTTTCAACTCCCGTCCTCCCCTTTGACTGATCGCAAGCTCTACCAGAGCAGGAATCACATCTGTCCTGGTCACTAATGTGTCTGTAACacctagaatggtgcctggcacagaggaggggctcaatatatatttctgaacaaatgaatgaaaagagaGACTAAACCATGTGCCCAAGCCTCATTATATGTGGAGGAACAGACAGGTGTTCAACTGAAGACAGAGTTGTGTCCAGTGACAGCAACTGCAGGGAGGGGaagaaggtacagctcagtggctgGGCCTTAAAGGAAGAACCGTGCTCAAAGGGGGAAAGGCAGAGCCTGGCAGCATCAGGGGCAGTAGGAAAATGCAGACTGCTTATCTCAAGGACTTGGGAAAATAAATAGGCTCTCCTGGGTTGTCTGCTGGGGAGAGAGCATTTCAGTTGCAGAGGTAAGCAGGAGGGAGCGTTCTGGATCTTATTTACAGTGGGCCAACGGTTCCAAAGAATGGGCTTAAAAGACAAGTACTTTGGGGGAAGGCAAAGATGGCCAATCAATCCAGCAGGAAGGTTACGTGGGCTCAGAAAAGGGCTATGGGTGGCTGAATCCCTTCTTCCCCAGAATTCTGTTGTACACTGTGCGTGCTTACCATCTGATGCCTCTGTATCCTTCTTCGCAGCATCCATGGCTTCCTCACGCTCttcatcttcctcatcttcctcttcaTCCTCCTCATCCTTAAGGAAAGGGACAAATGGGAATTAACAGGAAAAGGACGATGCGTCCTCCAGGAGGTATTATTACTTGGGCTCCAGCCCAGAGAAAAGCTAACTACGGGGACAAGAACTCAAGCCGTAAGCTCTTGGCAGGGACCAGGTGCCTTGGCCCCTCACCTTCTCTGAGGAGGACTCCTgggatgcctcctccccctcACTGTCCAGAGCAAAGGACTTGCGGTGCTTGCCCTGGGTCTTGCTTCGCTCTTCATCTCGCTTTGGGGGCTTGGTCCCCGGACGTCCTGGCTCTCCAACCTCCTTCTCACGCTCAGCGTCTAGGCCCAGATGAGTAGTAGTCAGTGTAATTTACCATCAGCCACAATTACCATTGCTCTATTCTGTGTGCACACCAGACACAAGAACCACAGCTAAAATCCAGGGACAGACCTACCTGAAGCTTCTCACATCTCAGAACTGCtttattttaaccatttcaaATTTCCACTTGGCTCCTTGCCCTCAAGACACTTTCACCCCTcgtccctgcctcctcctttccTATCAGAATCTAAGTAGCCTTCTGTCCCCTTTCTCCTTCACCTGACCTCCCACTCACCATCTTCATCTTCTTCAGCTGGAGTAGAGGGCCGGGGCCTCTTTTCCTCACTGGCCTCTGAAATTTCCGAAGGCTCTTTCCGCTTTACCTGGGAAATGGGAAGAGATAGAGCCCATTCAGAATCCAAACACTCATGGTTCCCAACCACCCTTACCCCAAGGCAGGGGGCCCCCCTTtacccctcttccctcccaactAGAACTAGGTAAGATCAGAATTCTGGGTACCTTGAAGGAAGGCAGCCGCAGGGCCCCTCGCAGCCCTGACCCAAAGGCGAAGGCTTCGATGCCGGTGGTACCCCCGCTCTTGGCCCAGTCCACGAGGGACAGCAGGCCTGGCTCTTTAAGCTTTGTCTTCTCTTTATCCTCCTCCTTGGCTTGCTGTTTAGCTGCATTCTGGAATGGCTGCAGGCAGTATGGGGACTGAGCCCCAGAACCCAGGcgctccctcctgcctcctgcctgagaACTACTCCCAGGCCCCAGGAATACAGAAATGCATCTACTCACTTCTCCATTTGACACACATCTATGCCACACCTCCCTTGCACCAGCCCCTACACACGCATTTCTCAAAAGTCCACTCATTAAGTCCTTCAACTTTATGAAGCTGCTACTATTCCTGCTCTACTAATGAAGACACTAGACATTGAAGCCCAGAGAGATTTAAGGGCTCTGTCCACTACAAGTAAGCAGTGGAGCCAGGACAAAGGTCTTCTGACTCTCGGGCTCACACTTTTTCTACTGTTCTGTGTGCCCCCTAACTCCCCTGTCCAACTGTGTCCCACCTCGTGTCCACAGACTCTCTCTCCACTTGCCTTGATCATCTCTCTTCTCTATTCTGAACTGTGCAGCCTGAAGAAGCTGGAGGCCTATATCCTCCAATGGAGCCCCAGGCCTTCCCAGTCCCAGGCACTGGCCCTCACCTTGGCCTTCTCTTCCTTGCTCTCCCACCACTGATCAAAGGCTCCAAAGGCCACATTCTCCACCATCTTGCGGTTGAGGTCTCGCTGCATGATGCTCTTCATCTCTTGGACGAGGGTGGCCAGCACACGACCCACAGTGCCTGCTGATGGTAGGGCCTTGCCCTCTGCCAGCTCTGCTTCCTCCCTGGGAGGCAGCCGGGCCTCTTCTCCTGAGactgaggaggagggcaggggctcGGCTGCCATGGGCAAAGGCAGGTGATAGGCCTCCCGGGAGTATGCCCCTCGGCCTTCTTGCCCTTGTGTGTACAGAGCATACGGTAAGCCATAGGCTGCCTCTTGGTGGGGCGGGAATGGGAGAAAGGCCTCCCCAAAAGCCCCACCGGGGGGACCAGCTGAGGCAGCAGTCAATCCTTTGCCCTGCCGCAGCTGGTGGAGCCGAGTTAACATCTGGGTCTGCATCTGGAAGGACATGGGCATCCCTCCCCACTGAGCCCCAAGTCGATCCATGAGCTCTAGGGAGTTCACAAAGTCATagatgtggggagggggtggaggaggtggggggtaCTCAGGGGGCGGTGGCCCATCAGGTCGGGGTGGGAGGAGGTAGGCAGGCTGGTGGGGAGGATAACCAAGGGGAAGGGAAGCCAGGTACggcggaggagggggaggaggaggaggagggggtggaggttGCTGGGGCGGTGTTGGGGCCGGAGGGGGTGAGCCGCCCCTGTCATCGTCGGAGATTTCCATGTCCTCTCCAGAAGAGCATGGAGAAGCCTGTAGGGGTGCAGAGGATGGTCACAGAAAGCTGCTGCCTGCTCCTTGGGCTTTTCCTCAAATCTCTGTTCTCTTGCCTagttcccttccttctctccctagGCCCAACCCTGCCTCCCGGATCCCAGGCACCTCCGCCAGCTGAGCCCAACCTCACCTGGTTCTGTCCGTTGGCCTTGGGCGACTCCCGGGTAGCCCCCGGTTCCCCACTCCCCGTAGGTGCCACATCCTCAAAAtttgctggggctggagggggtgtgCAAGGCCCGTGACCTGACCCAGAAGGCACCTCACTCCCTGTGTCTCTAACCCCAGGGCCTGTGGTGctgttctcttcctcttcctcagtgTCAGAGGCCAGGAAAGAAAACTTGGAGCGCTGCTCCTTCAACAACATCTCAATGCGGGAATCCAGGCTGCTGTGTTGAGCGAAGGGCACACTCTCATTGGTGGTCTCTGGGGCTGGAGAGCCAGAACGagcaggtgaggctgggcgagggGAGGTGCGGGCTTCTTCTCTCTCAGGACTgggccccccaccacccccacctccaccaggttctggaggctctgggggtgGAGCTTCTGAGGCAGGAGGCCGATAGTCCTGGTCAGCAGGCCGGCTGGGCTCAGGGGGCAAGTAGGAGGTATAGGAAGGTGGGAAGCGTTCGGCTGTATTTTCAGCAAAAGGTGCCCCAGGAGGCTCCTCCCGAGTTGCCCGGCGGGGTGGGTAGGAAGCATGACGTTGGTAGCGATTCCAGCTTTCATAATATGCTGGGTAGTTTGAGTCAGAACCACGAAAATGAGAGgccgaggaagaggaggaggacgaggaggacgaggaggaagaggaagaagaggacgATGCGGCGGTGGCTGCAGTGGTAGCGGAGATGGCTGCAGAGGTGGTCGTGGGGGCCGAAGATGCAGAGAAGTGGCGGCGGGAGAAGGAATCTTGGTAGCTGTTCTCTGATCGCCGGGGCTTAAAGGAGGTGGAAGTGGTGCTGGAAGAAACGTGCAGGGGTTAGCTGCGTTCAGCTCTGTATGACCAAACCCCACTGTCCCGGTTGTCCATACCCAAAGACCCTCTACACTGTTCCCAAAGGAAGATTTAAGTGCTGTTGCGTTCCTAGCTAGAGACTAAATTCCCTGAGGACAGGGCTTTGTTGGCTGAATCCACAGAGAAACTAGGACAAATTACTCCCAACTCCCTCTTAGAGACACTCTGGGCTGCTTCTTCCCAGTGGCAACTCTCAGAATCTGGGGGTCCCAGAGGGTGCTTATGCTGTACCTGCTGGAGTAGGCAGAGTCCTGAGAGTAGGGGGTGCTGCCCCGAGATGTGTAGGGGGTTCCTTGGGAGGACTGAGGGGTGAACTGGCCGAAGGAAGAGGGGGTGTCTTGTCGGCCGCTGGAGAAGCTTGTGTCCTGGGAGCAGGGGGTGCCATTGCCAGGAGTGCCCACTGCAGCAGTGCCTGATGGGAAGGCAGCTGTGTCGGAGGAGGAGCGGCGGCGGGATTCAGTCTGGAGAGAGAGTGAAGCAGGGAGGAAAGAGATCAAGCACTATTTGACAATGTGCCCTTCCCAAACTAAGAATTCCAATTCTCCATCTTTTGAAAGCACCTAACATCTTTTTCTTGGCTCTTCCTATACTTAACAGTGAGTTCAGAACCTCCCAGACTACTGCTGGCATCCAAGCACTGGCCCACATGGCTAGGGCTACGGCAACCACAAGCTTCTCACCGtctcagtggctgcaccagagCCTTGGAACTTCTCACTCAGGGCCTTGCCCCCAGTGGGCACCGTCTGAGGGGTGTAGGAGCCATTGACTATTAGTTCATAGTACTTCATTCGTTGTTGTCctggagggagggaaatggaAACCAACAGAGTCAGATGGAGGAAACAACACCTTTCTGATTTGCTATTCCCATTTCATTCAGGCCTCAAGTTTCCTAAGATTTCTTAGAAACCTGGGTTTGGGGTTTTCAGTTCTTCCACTTATCTCTATCTAATAACTACTACAAACCACAGACTGGACGACACTTCACAGTCCACAAATCACTTCCAATGTGTGTTACTGTGTTGAATGATCACTGGGAGAGAGAAACACCAGTACCCCTATTTTACAGtcttaaaagaaaattcatcTGCACAAAGTCACAAAGTTGGTCGGTGGTAAAAgcagaattcaaactcaggtcaTCTGATGCTAGATCTCACCACGGTCTTTATCCTATAAACTTATGTTGCAAAATGGCAGCCTGAAGGCTAAATCCAGCCCCCCATCGTGTTTTTTTGCATTTGCCCCATACAATCACTTAAAATAttgagaaggaagggggaggaatGCAAGATTTAAAGCCCATGAGATTTCACACAAGAACCTAGATTTccagcttaaaaaataaattatccgTCAATACTAGTCATCATTGCCACTTACAAATTGGCTAATGCCAACTAACAGCTGCCTCCCTTAAATGGCACTAGACAGTATGCCATGGCCCCCACCTCTCCCTACCGCTCCTTGACACAAAAGCCCAGACTGTTCACTCACCTATACAGGTCCCAAATTCTTGACACAAAATttcaaaacccaaaaaactcaaAATCCAGTGTTTTTGGAAATTTGGTGTCAAAACCTGACCTGAGGCTATTTACTATAGTTTTCATTCATCTTACCTAGTACGACCTTTCACACATTTTCTTACAAGCACAGTCATACACCAGACCACAGGGTGCTGCCCTAACCCAGCCAGAGATAACACACAAAAACTCACATATATGCCATAATCCCTCTGTAAAATTCTGAAGTCTAAAACACAATCTGGCCCAAAAGTTTCAAATGAAAAATCATAAACCTGACCCCTTGCCTGACCCCAACAGGCATTTGCGTGTACCATCTCTGCCTGAACCCAACCTCAGGCAGCAGGAAGGGAGCTCTCACCTTTGATGTCGAGCTGGGCATGAATAATGTTGCCCATGACAGAGGTAAGGTGGAGGTTTTTCACTGTTTCCTTGGCTCCCCGAGTGCTGGTGAAGAGCACACGGGCCAGGCCCAGGTGCTTGCGAGTGCGAGGGTGAAGAAGGATCTCTACCTCTTCCACCTCGCCATACTTTCGGCACATGTCCTTCAGGAAGGTCTCCCGCACGTTGTCATTCAGCCTTGCGAAAGTCACTTCTTTCAGTGGGATCTGTCCAATATAGAACTCATCCAGCTGCAGAAGAGACAGGAGTTAAGCCTTGGGCCTCAATACTGATCACTGCTCCTTTGCCCTCTAGGAAACTTCAGAAGATCCATGAGGCCAAGAGAGAGAGAACTAGGAAACTaagagggaagggaagtgggAAGGGGCTCCCAACAAGGGATACATTAGTCTTGACCCTTCTCTTCTCTAAAGTCTTCTCACCACAGGACAATGGCAAGAACCaggaaaataaatgtacaaaCTGAAGACTAAACATACATGGAAGGAACTAGTTATGTGAAAGTAACTCACTACCTCAGCTTTTACTAAGTGATTACCATGGCCTGGGCATTAGGAAtacaaagatagaaaaaaaaggattctgattcagaaaagcagagaaaacaaacagacacacacacacacaatcacaacATGACACAAGTGTCAGCAAAGGTGCAGACAGGGTTCCTGGGAGCCCAGAAAAGGAAATCTTTGTTCAGAGTGGAGGCAAGAAAGAATTCATAAAGATGGTGTCATTCGTACTGGGCTTTTCAGATAAACAAGAGTTCACCAAAAATGACAGGACCCATAAGGCACAGAACTCTTAAATAACTTGGCATTGCCTGGAACATACAAAGCGCTCGGTAGGAAGAAAGACACATGTGCAATATCAAAGCAGATGAGGCTTGGCCAAATGAATAATCATACTTGTCAATGCACAAAAACGTGGACTTGTCAACAGAAGTAAGGTAAGAGAACAGTAAAACCAAAGAGACAAATGACagcaataaaacagagaaaagcatGGAGGCAAGAAAACCAGGGGAAATGAATACAAGAGTCTGTATTAAAGGAATggcaacaaaaatagaaaaaccaaGGTAAAAGAAGAAACATGTTTATAAAAAAGATTCAGCACAATTTGGTGACAGATAAAAGAGAAGAATCACAGGATGACTCCCAAGTATCTAGTTTGTGCTGCTGAGTAGATGGTGCTGTCATTCATCAgtagaaggaaaatagaaaagagagcAGGATTAAGGGGGTGAACATAATTGTTTTACATCTCTCAAACTTGAGGTTTCTGGATGGAGCCATCCCTCCATGAGGCATGTTAAGTCTAGAGTTCAAGAGACTGATCTTGGCTGGGAACAGAGATTTCAAAGCCACCAACATTTCAGTAACAAAGTTGTGGAGCAGAAAGAGACTGTTCAGGAAAAGTGTATGAAGTGAAAAAAGAGGAGTGAGGGAACCAAACAAATGACTTATTCAAAAAGGAAGAATACAGAATTAATGAAGGAAACTAAGAACCACTAGTTTTCCAGGTCCAGTCCAAGGCCTGATGAGTATCCTGCCCAGTCAGGGACATAGGAATCCTCTAAGGACACAAGACGGAGGAGGGACGAGGAACAGCAGACCCCCAGGGATGTTGTCACTGTATCCAGTGGCCTTGTCATTCCCCTTAATTGAGAAACTGGGGTAACATACAGGGCACTGTTTTGCTGCATGCTGTCTAGAAGCACATGGTGATAGGTGTAGTAGGTAGACCTGTCTTCGTCCTTCAAAAAGTTAACACCCCTGCTTGAGACACTTCACCTATACCTTTTTAGAAGATAAACATCCCTCCTGTCCAGAACAAACTCAGTCTCACAGACTCAGAAATTATTAGATCTGGCTGTGATCGTTTCATTGGAAAACCCCCTTTTATTAGGCTACAATAAGACTAGACTGCAAGGACCAATCCTTCACACTCTCCAAGGGCCACCACACCAAGAGACCAGCAGACACGTACCTTAAACTTAGGGACTGGGAGGGAAAATTCTCTGTTTTTGGACCTGACGTGGCAACGGGGGTCTTGGAGGTCTTCGACTGGAATATACTTTGAGTCCTAGGAAAAAAGCAGGAACAGAAAGATAGTTCAAG includes:
- the SETD1A gene encoding histone-lysine N-methyltransferase SETD1A isoform X1, with translation MDQEGGGDGQKAPSFQWRNYKLIVDPALDPALRRPSQKVYRYDGIHFSVNDSKYIPVEDLQDPRCHVRSKNREFSLPVPKFKLDEFYIGQIPLKEVTFARLNDNVRETFLKDMCRKYGEVEEVEILLHPRTRKHLGLARVLFTSTRGAKETVKNLHLTSVMGNIIHAQLDIKGQQRMKYYELIVNGSYTPQTVPTGGKALSEKFQGSGAATETTESRRRSSSDTAAFPSGTAAVGTPGNGTPCSQDTSFSSGRQDTPSSFGQFTPQSSQGTPYTSRGSTPYSQDSAYSSSTTSTSFKPRRSENSYQDSFSRRHFSASSAPTTTSAAISATTAATAASSSSSSSSSSSSSSSSSSASHFRGSDSNYPAYYESWNRYQRHASYPPRRATREEPPGAPFAENTAERFPPSYTSYLPPEPSRPADQDYRPPASEAPPPEPPEPGGGGGGGGPSPEREEARTSPRPASPARSGSPAPETTNESVPFAQHSSLDSRIEMLLKEQRSKFSFLASDTEEEEENSTTGPGVRDTGSEVPSGSGHGPCTPPPAPANFEDVAPTGSGEPGATRESPKANGQNQASPCSSGEDMEISDDDRGGSPPPAPTPPQQPPPPPPPPPPPPPYLASLPLGYPPHQPAYLLPPRPDGPPPPEYPPPPPPPPHIYDFVNSLELMDRLGAQWGGMPMSFQMQTQMLTRLHQLRQGKGLTAASAGPPGGAFGEAFLPFPPHQEAAYGLPYALYTQGQEGRGAYSREAYHLPLPMAAEPLPSSSVSGEEARLPPREEAELAEGKALPSAGTVGRVLATLVQEMKSIMQRDLNRKMVENVAFGAFDQWWESKEEKAKPFQNAAKQQAKEEDKEKTKLKEPGLLSLVDWAKSGGTTGIEAFAFGSGLRGALRLPSFKVKRKEPSEISEASEEKRPRPSTPAEEDEDDAEREKEVGEPGRPGTKPPKRDEERSKTQGKHRKSFALDSEGEEASQESSSEKDEEDEEEDEEDEEREEAMDAAKKDTEASDGEDEESDSSSKCSLYADSDGENDSTSDSESSSSSSSSSSSSSSSSSSSSSSSSESSSEEEEEEEQPATIPSASSPPRDVPVPQPAPAEEPEPEQVADSPVTPLPEQKSPARPAGSTEELPPSVPQPPPEPPAGPPAPAPRPDERPSSPIPLLPPPKKRRKTVSFSAVEEVPAPEPPPAAPPQVKSPGPTSRKVPRGLERTIRNLPLDHASLVKSWPEEVSRGGRSRAGSRGRSTEEEEAEPGTEVDLAVLADLALTPARRGLPSLPPSDDLEATETVDESDRPSPLLSHILLEHNYALAIKPPPSTLAPRPLEPVPAPAALFSSPADEVLEAPEVVVAEAEEPKQQQQQQQQQQEEGEEEEEEEEESESSESSSSSSSDGEGAVRRRSLRSHARRRRPPPPPPPPPPPTFEPRSEFEQMTILYDIWNSGLDLEDMSYLRLTYERLLQQTSGADWLNDTHWVHHTITNLSTPKRKRRPQDGPREHQTGSARSEGYYPISKKEKDRYLDVCPVSARQLEGADTQGTNRVLSERRSEQRRLLSAIGTSAIMDSDLLKLNQLKFRKKKLRFGRSRIHEWGLFAMEPIAADEMVIEYVGQNIRQMVADMREKRYVQEGIGSSYLFRVDHDTIIDATKCGNLARFINHCCTPNCYAKVITIESQKKIVIYSKQPIGVDEEITYDYKFPLEDNKIPCLCGTESCRGSLN
- the SETD1A gene encoding histone-lysine N-methyltransferase SETD1A isoform X2 produces the protein MDQEGGGDGQKAPSFQWRNYKLIVDPALDPALRRPSQKVYRYDGIHFSVNDSKYIPVEDLQDPRCHVRSKNREFSLPVPKFKLDEFYIGQIPLKEVTFARLNDNVRETFLKDMCRKYGEVEEVEILLHPRTRKHLGLARVLFTSTRGAKETVKNLHLTSVMGNIIHAQLDIKGQQRMKYYELIVNGSYTPQTVPTGGKALSEKFQGSGAATETTESRRRSSSDTAAFPSGTAAVGTPGNGTPCSQDTSFSSGRQDTPSSFGQFTPQSSQGTPYTSRGSTPYSQDSAYSSSTTSTSFKPRRSENSYQDSFSRRHFSASSAPTTTSAAISATTAATAASSSSSSSSSSSSSSSSSSASHFRGSDSNYPAYYESWNRYQRHASYPPRRATREEPPGAPFAENTAERFPPSYTSYLPPEPSRPADQDYRPPASEAPPPEPPEPGGGGGGGGPSPEREEARTSPRPASPARSGSPAPETTNESVPFAQHSSLDSRIEMLLKEQRSKFSFLASDTEEEEENSTTGPGVRDTGSEVPSGSGHGPCTPPPAPANFEDVAPTGSGEPGATRESPKANGQNQASPCSSGEDMEISDDDRGGSPPPAPTPPQQPPPPPPPPPPPPPYLASLPLGYPPHQPAYLLPPRPDGPPPPEYPPPPPPPPHIYDFVNSLELMDRLGAQWGGMPMSFQMQTQMLTRLHQLRQGKGLTAASAGPPGGAFGEAFLPFPPHQEAAYGLPYALYTQGQEGRGAYSREAYHLPLPMAAEPLPSSSVSGEEARLPPREEAELAEGKALPSAGTVGRVLATLVQEMKSIMQRDLNRKMVENVAFGAFDQWWESKEEKAKPFQNAAKQQAKEEDKEKTKLKEPGLLSLVDWAKSGGTTGIEAFAFGSGLRGALRLPSFKVKRKEPSEISEASEEKRPRPSTPAEEDEDDAEREKEVGEPGRPGTKPPKRDEERSKTQGKHRKSFALDSEGEEASQESSSEKDEEDEEEDEEDEEREEAMDAAKKDTEASDDGENDSTSDSESSSSSSSSSSSSSSSSSSSSSSSSESSSEEEEEEEQPATIPSASSPPRDVPVPQPAPAEEPEPEQVADSPVTPLPEQKSPARPAGSTEELPPSVPQPPPEPPAGPPAPAPRPDERPSSPIPLLPPPKKRRKTVSFSAVEEVPAPEPPPAAPPQVKSPGPTSRKVPRGLERTIRNLPLDHASLVKSWPEEVSRGGRSRAGSRGRSTEEEEAEPGTEVDLAVLADLALTPARRGLPSLPPSDDLEATETVDESDRPSPLLSHILLEHNYALAIKPPPSTLAPRPLEPVPAPAALFSSPADEVLEAPEVVVAEAEEPKQQQQQQQQQQEEGEEEEEEEEESESSESSSSSSSDGEGAVRRRSLRSHARRRRPPPPPPPPPPPTFEPRSEFEQMTILYDIWNSGLDLEDMSYLRLTYERLLQQTSGADWLNDTHWVHHTITNLSTPKRKRRPQDGPREHQTGSARSEGYYPISKKEKDRYLDVCPVSARQLEGADTQGTNRVLSERRSEQRRLLSAIGTSAIMDSDLLKLNQLKFRKKKLRFGRSRIHEWGLFAMEPIAADEMVIEYVGQNIRQMVADMREKRYVQEGIGSSYLFRVDHDTIIDATKCGNLARFINHCCTPNCYAKVITIESQKKIVIYSKQPIGVDEEITYDYKFPLEDNKIPCLCGTESCRGSLN